A single region of the Saprospiraceae bacterium genome encodes:
- a CDS encoding DUF1573 domain-containing protein: MKTLLLTIITGFLLFLSPESKVQWLSPATHDFGEVIYKKNIEHQFHFKNTSSEAFVIDNVRTSCGCTAADWQETPILPDSSASIQVVYDANELGYFRKSIRVYFSGQRKAEKLYLEGTVVETGSK; this comes from the coding sequence ATGAAAACCTTGCTTTTGACCATCATCACTGGCTTTCTGTTATTCCTTAGCCCCGAAAGCAAAGTGCAATGGCTTAGTCCAGCTACGCATGATTTCGGCGAGGTCATTTACAAAAAAAACATTGAACACCAGTTCCATTTCAAAAATACCAGTTCGGAGGCATTTGTCATTGACAATGTCCGTACTTCCTGCGGTTGTACGGCAGCTGATTGGCAAGAAACACCCATCTTACCCGACTCTTCCGCCTCCATTCAAGTAGTTTACGATGCCAATGAATTGGGCTATTTCCGAAAATCAATAAGGGTTTATTTCAGTGGCCAGCGCAAAGCAGAAAAACTTTACCTAGAAGGAACCGTGGTCGAAACGGGCAGCAAATAA
- a CDS encoding gliding motility-associated C-terminal domain-containing protein, which yields MYKPSPAFVFLLIPLLSVLILGNNASRFEPEECESVAPPAVNFKWQVCNGSLGENIFTDGDFGSGVANNLPNNPNIAPGYGYASAGPPQDGLYILTNNTGNWSGLFPSWIRIQDNSPDPNGYMMVVNASFSPGLFYNKVISDLCENTLYEFSADIINLIRTNTPDHIFPNVTFLINDEVAFTTGNIPQNERWNTYGFTFTTEPGTTMLTLSIRNNAPGGIGNDLALDNITFRACGPEADITPVGPHFVCLDDNEVTISANIFNSPYGEDVVQWESSPDGGISWTAIPGATNSSHTIQNFASGTYLYRYQLAGSVANLNNEKCRVLSKVSTIIVVPIEYTIKDTICTGLTFQVGDHLYTQTGIYRDSLISSLGCDSVVNLDLTVIPDPMINAEVGITPPVCVGDTVGRITILNVQNGTPTFSFQLDENETQFENVFEQLASGTYILTITDRYGCSTEQTVNIPSPVPLVLTLGEDQSISLGQSVQLTPSSNYPNLSYNWQPADLFDCLDCSKNNIRPFESTQVLLEVTNADGCVAQDSLYIMVDKSYPLYAPNVFSPNDDGINDYFTIFADPEATISIRQLLVFDRWGNLLFEKQNLPLNNEAEGWNGYLGNKLAESGLYVYFADVEFIDGAIRRKKGSVALIK from the coding sequence ATGTATAAGCCATCACCTGCTTTCGTGTTTTTGCTAATTCCTTTATTGTCTGTACTTATCTTAGGAAACAATGCGAGCCGCTTTGAACCAGAAGAGTGTGAATCTGTTGCCCCCCCAGCAGTGAATTTCAAATGGCAGGTTTGTAACGGAAGTTTAGGGGAAAATATATTTACAGATGGAGACTTCGGCAGTGGAGTGGCCAACAACTTGCCAAACAACCCCAATATAGCCCCTGGTTATGGTTATGCCAGTGCAGGTCCTCCACAAGATGGATTGTATATCCTGACGAATAATACCGGAAACTGGTCAGGTCTTTTCCCTTCCTGGATAAGAATTCAGGATAACAGCCCGGACCCTAATGGTTATATGATGGTCGTCAATGCCAGTTTCTCCCCAGGCCTGTTCTATAATAAGGTGATATCCGATTTATGTGAAAATACGCTCTATGAGTTTTCCGCAGATATTATCAACCTCATCAGAACCAATACGCCAGATCATATTTTTCCCAATGTGACCTTTCTAATCAATGACGAGGTCGCTTTTACGACAGGCAATATTCCACAAAATGAAAGGTGGAACACCTATGGTTTCACTTTCACCACAGAACCCGGCACCACGATGCTAACCCTTTCTATCCGCAATAATGCGCCTGGAGGCATCGGCAATGATCTGGCACTGGACAATATCACCTTCAGAGCGTGTGGGCCTGAAGCCGACATTACACCTGTTGGCCCACATTTCGTCTGCCTGGATGATAATGAAGTAACGATCAGTGCCAATATATTCAATTCGCCTTATGGTGAAGATGTTGTACAATGGGAAAGCAGCCCTGACGGAGGCATAAGTTGGACAGCGATTCCTGGCGCAACGAATAGCAGTCATACCATCCAAAATTTTGCAAGCGGCACCTATTTATATAGGTATCAATTGGCAGGTAGTGTTGCGAATTTGAATAATGAGAAATGCCGGGTGTTATCAAAGGTCTCTACCATCATCGTCGTTCCCATCGAATACACCATTAAAGATACCATTTGTACGGGCTTAACTTTTCAGGTGGGGGATCACCTGTATACCCAGACTGGTATATATAGGGATAGCCTAATTTCCAGTTTAGGCTGCGATAGTGTCGTAAACCTAGATTTAACCGTTATACCTGATCCGATGATTAATGCGGAAGTGGGCATTACGCCGCCCGTTTGTGTGGGCGATACGGTTGGCCGTATTACTATCCTCAATGTACAAAATGGCACCCCCACCTTTAGCTTCCAGCTCGATGAGAACGAAACCCAATTCGAAAACGTTTTTGAGCAACTGGCGAGCGGGACATACATCCTGACAATTACGGACCGTTATGGCTGCTCAACGGAACAAACGGTCAACATCCCCTCCCCTGTTCCGCTGGTCTTAACCTTGGGCGAAGACCAAAGCATTTCTTTAGGGCAAAGTGTACAGTTGACCCCAAGCTCCAACTACCCTAACCTTAGCTACAATTGGCAACCTGCCGATCTCTTTGACTGCCTGGATTGTTCCAAAAATAATATTCGCCCTTTTGAATCAACTCAAGTCTTACTTGAAGTTACAAATGCTGATGGTTGCGTGGCCCAAGATAGCCTATATATTATGGTGGATAAATCCTATCCATTATATGCCCCCAATGTCTTTTCACCCAATGACGATGGAATCAACGACTATTTCACCATTTTTGCTGATCCGGAAGCGACCATCAGTATTCGACAACTACTGGTATTTGATCGTTGGGGGAATCTCTTATTTGAAAAACAAAACCTACCGCTCAACAATGAAGCCGAAGGGTGGAATGGTTACCTTGGGAATAAATTGGCAGAATCCGGCCTGTATGTCTATTTTGCAGACGTTGAATTTATCGACGGTGCCATTCGACGGAAAAAAGGCTCAGTTGCCTTGATTAAGTAA
- a CDS encoding 3'-5' exonuclease: protein MIDNVEIGNVLFLDIETVSNQRHYEALDPVLQDLWKHKSKQILRKYDEELTDEEVANLYPARAGIFAEFGKIICISVGIVRRDKDTKELHVRLKSFASDDEAVVLADFCQLVNQHYNDPNKHFICGHNIKEFDIPYICRRLVINSLELPKALDLAGKKPWETKHLLDTLELWKFGDYKHYTSLKLLAAILGFPSPKDDIDGSEVGRVFWEENALPRISRYCEKDVLATVQLFLRYQRKPILREDQVTHV, encoded by the coding sequence ATGATTGATAATGTTGAAATAGGCAACGTACTTTTTCTAGATATAGAAACGGTTTCCAACCAGCGCCATTACGAAGCATTAGATCCTGTCCTACAGGATTTGTGGAAACACAAGAGCAAACAAATTCTAAGAAAGTACGATGAAGAATTGACCGACGAGGAAGTGGCCAATTTATATCCAGCGCGTGCGGGCATATTTGCGGAGTTTGGAAAAATCATATGCATTTCTGTAGGAATTGTTCGTCGGGATAAAGACACCAAGGAATTGCATGTTCGGCTCAAATCGTTTGCTAGTGACGATGAAGCGGTGGTATTAGCAGATTTTTGCCAGCTGGTGAACCAACATTATAATGATCCTAATAAGCATTTTATTTGTGGCCATAATATAAAGGAGTTTGATATTCCATATATCTGCCGTCGATTGGTCATCAATAGTTTGGAACTACCCAAGGCGCTGGACCTGGCGGGGAAGAAACCCTGGGAAACCAAACACCTTTTGGATACCCTGGAATTGTGGAAGTTTGGCGATTACAAGCACTATACATCTCTCAAACTATTAGCGGCGATTCTCGGTTTCCCTTCGCCCAAGGATGACATAGATGGCAGTGAGGTTGGTCGCGTGTTCTGGGAGGAGAATGCTTTGCCCCGGATCTCGCGTTACTGTGAAAAGGATGTATTGGCAACGGTACAGTTATTTTTGCGTTATCAAAGGAAGCCCATCCTGAGAGAAGATCAGGTAACACATGTTTAA
- a CDS encoding carboxymuconolactone decarboxylase family protein: MSKVKEFNDYRAKMNDKLLAEDNKVLKRFFNLDTNAYQDGALDQKTKELLGLVASMVLRCDDCISYHLGSCYELGVTKAEVFEVFAIANLVGGSICIPHTRRALEYWEALEEQ, encoded by the coding sequence GTAAAGGAATTCAATGATTATCGAGCCAAGATGAACGATAAGCTCCTGGCCGAAGATAACAAAGTGCTCAAAAGGTTTTTCAACCTGGATACCAATGCTTACCAGGATGGGGCATTGGATCAAAAAACGAAAGAATTGCTTGGTTTGGTTGCCTCGATGGTTTTGCGATGTGATGACTGCATCAGTTACCATTTGGGCAGCTGCTATGAACTGGGTGTCACCAAGGCCGAAGTATTTGAGGTGTTTGCCATTGCCAACCTGGTTGGCGGTTCTATCTGTATTCCGCATACCCGGCGGGCGCTGGAGTATTGGGAAGCTTTGGAAGAACAGTAA